In one window of Rhinoderma darwinii isolate aRhiDar2 chromosome 7, aRhiDar2.hap1, whole genome shotgun sequence DNA:
- the RBM15B gene encoding putative RNA-binding protein 15B, translating to MTMSDHALFSAPPDDVKRSPSRLIVEDGGRRVSAFSPHGESGSSMKRQSERGESSPGRAKRARERREEAGSGHHKSSGRRERPNQAGASSSSSRRPRDNPPPRPLLLPNQADVPEYKTLLISNLGSALPEPLLEDWLFRHFQRFGEISVKLSHTPDLGRVAYINFRRPAEARQARHAKLRPLLYDRPLRVEPVFTQQPSRPLPLSSAALPAPRHLLLPPALSSSSSTTASAEAYYQSLYEERARGATTNDDNEQLAPEDDHRATRNLFIGNLDHSVSEADLRRAFDKYGPIEEVVIKRPARGQGAAYAFLKFQNLDMAHRAKLAMSGRLLGRNAMKIGYGKANPSTRLWVGGLGPNTSLAALAREFDRFGSIRTVDYVKGDSFAYIQYESLDAAQAACTQMRGFPLGDRRLRVDFAKVTPEEAAAAASRYTPIQPTPYPLPLSFELLQSEAYTRHRAALEPDLRVRDRTPPHLLYSDRERPFVEAGWLNSERRSAGQGARSRSGDRGGGGSVSSKNREERRRRRSLSGDRGRTRVERSPDRPRRDLSDREPSTPPSPPHNHRTPAQDKPRPPTPDLPQPRRNHHPRPPEPPAERPSSPVLEKGRTLPPVWCGHLVLKNSCFPTYLHFLEGDRDVPAALLRDRTAPGAGSLAQLKIAQRLRLDQPKLEEVTRRVRQGTTGGYAVLVAIQAPQNEGVLPGEPGLQRRLLRNLVSYLKQKQAAGVISLPVGASGKGRDPSGMLYAFPPCDFHQLYQQSAQRVVGKLEENMIIVLVKDNA from the coding sequence atgaccatgtCGGACCACGCCTTGTTCTCGGCGCCCCCTGATGACGTCAAGCGTTCTCCCTCTCGACTCATTGTGGAAGATGGCGGCCGCAGAGTGAGCGCGTTTTCTCCGCACGGCGAGTCCGGGAGCAGCATGAAGCGGCAGAGCGAGCGAGGGGAGTCCAGTCCCGGCCGCGCTAAGCGAGCACGGGAGCGGAGGGAGGAGGCCGGCAGCGGACACCACAAAAGCTCCGGAAGGCGGGAAAGGCCCAACCAGGCCGgggcctcctcatcctcctcccggCGGCCTCGGgacaatcctcctccccggccactGCTCCTCCCCAATCAGGCCGATGTCCCGGAGTATAAGACGCTGCTGATCAGTAACCTGGGCTCCGCACTCCCGGAGCCGCTGCTGGAGGACTGGCTCTTCCGACACTTCCAGCGCTTTGGGGAAATCAGCGTCAAACTGTCCCACACCCCGGACCTGGGCCGAGTGGCCTACATCAACTTCCGGCGGCCGGCAGAGGCCCGACAAGCACGACACGCCAAGCTGCGGCCCCTGCTGTATGACCGGCCCCTGCGGGTGGAGCCCGTGTTTACCCAGCAGCCCAGCCGGCCCTTACCTCTCAGCAGCGCCGCCCTGCCGGCCCCCCGACACCTGCTGCTGCCCCCGGCCCTGAGCTCCTCCAGCAGCACCACTGCCTCAGCAGAAGCCTACTACCAGAGCCTGTACGAGGAGCGGGCCCGGGGGGCCACCACCAACGACGACAACGAGCAGCTGGCCCCTGAGGACGACCACCGCGCCACCCGCAACCTGTTCATCGGCAACCTAGACCACAGCGTGTCCGAGGCCGACCTGCGCAGAGCCTTCGATAAGTACGGCCCCATCGAGGAAGTGGTCATCAAACGGCCGGCCCGGGGGCAAGGAGCGGCCTACGCGTTCCTCAAGTTCCAGAACCTTGACATGGCGCACAGGGCCAAGCTGGCTATGAGCGGCCGCCTGCTGGGGAGAAACGCCATGAAAATCGGATATGGCAAAGCCAACCCCAGCACGCGGCTCTGGGTGGGGGGTCTGGGCCCGAACACTTCCTTGGCCGCCCTCGCCCGAGAGTTTGACCGTTTCGGGAGTATCCGCACCGTTGACTATGTGAAGGGCGACAGCTTCGCTTACATCCAGTACGAGAGCTTGGACGCTGCGCAGGCCGCCTGCACCCAGATGAGGGGATTCCCGCTCGGGGACCGCCGGCTGCGTGTGGACTTTGCAAAGGTGACACCAGAGGAAGCGGCCGCCGCGGCCTCCCGCTACACGCCCATCCAGCCCACTCCGTACCCACTGCCTCTCTCTTTTGAACTTCTACAGTCTGAGGCCTACACCCGCCACCGGGCAGCACTGGAGCCCGATTTACGAGTCAGAGACCGGACCCCTCCGCACCTTCTGTACTCTGACCGGGAGCGGCCGTTCGTGGAGGCGGGCTGGCTGAACTCAGAGCGGCGCAGCGCTGGGCAGGGAGCGCGCAGCCGCAGCGGAGACCGAGGCGGTGGAGGAAGCGTCAGCTCTAAGAACCGGGAGGAGAGGCGGCGACGGCGCAGTTTGTCTGGTGACAGAGGGAGGACCCGAGTAGAGCGCAGCCCTGACCGTCCCAGGAGGGACCTGTCTGACCGAGAACCCAGCACCCCTCCATCACCGCCCCACAACCACCGCACCCCAGCACAGGACAAGCCCCGCCCCCCAACTCCTGACCTGCCCCAGCCCAGGAGGAATCACCACCCCAGACCCCCGGAACCCCCTGCAGAGAGACCATCCTCCCCGGTGCTGGAGAAGGGACGGACGCTGCCGCCGGTCTGGTGTGGTCACCTGGTGCTGAAGAACAGCTGTTTTCCTACCTACCTTCACTTCTTGGAAGGTGACCGCGATGTGCCCGCTGCCCTTCTCAGAGACCGCACTGCCCCGGGAGCCGGCAGCCTGGCACAGCTCAAAATTGCTCAGAGACTTCGGCTCGATCAGCCCAAACTTGAGGAGGTGACCCGCCGGGTGAGACAGGGCACCACAGGAGGCTATGCTGTACTTGTTGCCATCCAGGCCCCTCAGAACGAAGGGGTGTTGCCCGGGGAGCCCGGATTACAGCGCCGCCTGCTCAGGAACTTGGTCTCCTACCTAAAACAAAAGCAGGCGGCCGGGGTTATCAGCCTCCCTGTGGGGGCGAGCGGCAAAGGCAGGGACCCCAGTGGCATGCTCTACGCCTTCCCCCCCTGTGACTTCCACCAGCTGTACCAGCAGAGCGCCCAGCGAGTTGTGGGCAAACTAGAGGAGAACATGATTATTGTGCTGGTGAAAGACAATGCCTGA